GTACGCGGACGCGCGTACGGGGGGGCGGGGGGGGCGGGAGCACCCGCAGCCACCGACCCGGCGCTGAAAGAGCCCCTTACCGCGGCCCTTACTATATCGTATATGAAGGAAGGTTTTCTGAACCTCACCTCACTCTTGGCCGGATGGACGTTTACGTCCACCTCGGCGGGGGGAAGGGTAAGCTTTATGACCGCGAAGGGATACCTACCTCTCTCTATCATACCTTCATAGCCGTCGATTACCGCGCGCGTCACCCCCCTGTCGCGCACCCACCGGCCGTTTATATAGGTAAAGAGCTTCTTTGCCGTGGGGCCGGAGAACTCGGGCCTTCCCACGAGCCCCTCCACCGAGACCCCCTCCGCGCTTACGGCCTTTAGCGGGACGAGCTCCTTCATGATGTCCCTCCCGAATATATCCGAGATTTTTTCCGCCAGGCTCCGCCCCCCGGCCTCTATGGGCTTTGAAGACCCGTGCGTGAGCTTCATCCTTATCTCAGGGCGGGCGAAGACGAGCTTGCGGAAGGTATCTGCTATATGGCCGTACTCGGTCGTGGCGGTCCTCATGAACTTGCTCCTCGCCGGCGTATTGTAGAAGATGTCTCTTACCTCGACGGTAGTCCCCTCGGGCATTCCCTCGGCCCCGACCTCGGGCTCGGAGCCCCCCTCGACCGTGACGCGCGTGCCCTCGACCTCGCCCCTGAGCCGTGTCTTTATGACGACCCTTGCCACCGAGGCTATGCTCGATATGGCCT
The sequence above is a segment of the Thermodesulfobacteriota bacterium genome. Coding sequences within it:
- the mutL gene encoding DNA mismatch repair endonuclease MutL, producing MGAVKNTIRVMDPVLASKIAAGEVVERPASVVKELVENAIDAGATEVTVQVAEGGKRLIRVADNGSGLSREDAALAFERHATSKITDESDLFDIHTMGFRGEAISSIASVARVVIKTRLRGEVEGTRVTVEGGSEPEVGAEGMPEGTTVEVRDIFYNTPARSKFMRTATTEYGHIADTFRKLVFARPEIRMKLTHGSSKPIEAGGRSLAEKISDIFGRDIMKELVPLKAVSAEGVSVEGLVGRPEFSGPTAKKLFTYINGRWVRDRGVTRAVIDGYEGMIERGRYPFAVIKLTLPPAEVDVNVHPAKSEVRFRKPSFIYDIVRAAVRGSFSAGSVAAGAPAPPAPPYARPRTGYDSRSARELRPPGGWSMPGLKGPSGTANPAFEFQKPSGDTVNPEFLAME